DNA sequence from the Geitlerinema sp. PCC 9228 genome:
TTTAAAGTAGGGTGGGCAATGCCCACCCTACCATCTGCCTTTTTTTTGGAGGTTTGGGGGAACGACGAAGCTTGTCTTGATTGTTTTGAAGAAATACAAAGGTCATGCATTTTGGCAAAGATAAGGTGGGCAATGCCCACCCTACAATTTTTCAAGATTAAATTTACTCAAGTTGATTCAATTTTATTTCCACGGATGGTTTTCGGCGAGTAATTTTTCCAAACGCGCTTCGTCTACGCGGGAAATCAGGCGTTTGTTCTCGTGTTGGTCGCGGACTGTTTTGGATAAATTAATGGTGGAACCGACAGTAAATAGGGTTCCCATAGCCATGTATCCTTTGACCCAGTTGTTGACTGGTAGATAGATAATTCCCACTGCCATGGCTACGACTGATAAACCGAATGAAAGCCAGGAGTGGAAAACCCAGGCGTTGGTGTCTTGTCGTTTGGGGGTTTCGTTTTCGTTACTCATAATCTTGGCTTTTCCCATTTGCGACATTTTTATCGTATCTATGGGAGAAATCGGTTGGGAAATGTTAGGGACGGTTTGGGGACTGTCCTTGTTGTTTTTAGAAGGGAATGGGTATAAAATCGTTTATTGCTGGTTGTCTGATGGTTTTTGCTGGTTTTGAACGTCGAATCGCTTGAATTTTAATGCGATCGCGCCTTTGCTACCAACTTTGCCACCGCTACCAACTAATTTAATTTCCCCTTCTCCGGTAATTTCTACAGACAAACTAATTTCATCCAAGCGCATACCTGATTCTCTCTCTACTTCTTCATCGGCACGTTTGAAAATTTTATTAATAACTTTCATAAAGTTAGACATGCGCTCTTCTAGCTGTTGGGCACTAATTTTGATGCCTTGAGCGCTTTTTTCCTGTACTTGCGACCAAGGACTGCGATAATTACCGCCTCCTTTGCTGCCCTCACTTTCGGATGGGGAAATGTCATCTTCGGTTAAAATCCAAATAGTATCTTGGTTGTCTGACATAAAAGCTCCTTTCTTAAGTCGTAGGAAATCCGTACCGTAAACCCCCGATAAACCGTATTAAATAACCCCCTGTTGTCCCCATTGTAAAGGATACGGTTAAAAGTAAATAAAAACAATTCACTTTAATAGGATATCACGATTGAGGGATGGGATAAATTATGCAGCTAAACATGACATTCGGCTACGCGAGAAATGAGATCGATGCCAATTTCTACGCAATTAAATACATAACCGGCTGGCAAATGTCCTTTTACAGTGTTACTCTCTAGATTGCCAGAGGTGTAGTAGGCGGCTAACAAAACATCCGTATAACTCAGCCACATGCCATTTTGTCGCCACCCCACGCGATCGCAAAATTGCTCCCAAATTTCTCGTTCGTAGGTTTTGCTACCCCCCAACTCTTGATAGATTTGATTTTGAACGCTCAGACCAAAATGACCTTGGGTATATTGAACCCACAATTGGTCTATTTCGCGCAAGGCTTCGCAGGGCAAATTTGCAATATCGTCGCCACTTAACCATCCTTCCTCTTCGCGATTGGCGATTTGTAAAAGTAAGGTTACGGTTTCTCGGTCAGCTTCTTCCCACTTGCCAGCAGCTAGCAAATCCTGCAGGTGACTGTAGTCTGTTTTTGATGCTGGCTGGGAGTCTGGTTCTGATTCTAATTGCACGGAAGTGGTATCGCCGGAAGGGTGGGAGATGAAGGTTTGTTGGGGAAG
Encoded proteins:
- a CDS encoding YiaA/YiaB family inner membrane protein, which produces MSNENETPKRQDTNAWVFHSWLSFGLSVVAMAVGIIYLPVNNWVKGYMAMGTLFTVGSTINLSKTVRDQHENKRLISRVDEARLEKLLAENHPWK